In Bartonella machadoae, a single genomic region encodes these proteins:
- a CDS encoding type II toxin-antitoxin system HicB family antitoxin, with translation MKYAIKFIKDDNDTLLVISKDFQEFITYGNDEKEALEQAKNALLTVIMGRFQDREVVPLGAYDAIYPFVEVSSLVTLKIAIHNAMIEKNLRKADLVRLLELHPIQIDRLLDLNHATKLDALESTLLTLGKEVTIHIQDAA, from the coding sequence ATGAAATATGCAATAAAATTTATCAAAGATGACAATGATACTCTTCTTGTCATCTCTAAAGATTTTCAGGAATTTATTACCTACGGTAACGACGAAAAAGAAGCTTTAGAACAGGCTAAAAATGCCCTTTTAACAGTTATTATGGGGCGTTTCCAAGATCGTGAAGTTGTTCCTTTGGGAGCGTATGATGCTATCTATCCTTTTGTTGAAGTCTCTTCATTAGTGACTTTAAAAATTGCAATACATAACGCTATGATTGAAAAAAACTTACGTAAAGCTGATCTTGTACGTCTTTTAGAACTTCACCCAATACAAATTGATCGATTGTTGGATTTAAATCACGCAACAAAGTTAGACGCTTTAGAATCCACTCTTCTTACTCTTGGAAAAGAAGTTACCATTCATATTCAAGATGCCGCTTGA
- a CDS encoding major capsid protein: MDMNFFKHDAFSSITMMKAIENYEFQPGLVSSLNLFEEVETSTTVVGIERRDNTFSLIQTSERGAPLAEGDRDSRNLRFFKTTRIAKSDTVKSEEIQNRREFGTEDQLETAMKYIARKQKKLISEIELTWENMQLGAVQGVVLDADGSVIVDWYKEWEITPPKPIDFKLENETTNVADNVDQVIMRMIEASKGAFSDRSRIIGLCGNEFFSKLKNHKTIRETYLNTALAQTLNSAGGVATPSALGSGSFGSFDFAGVTFINYRSIHNYNVSAKAGTKRAIGIKPDECQFFPVNAPGVFQKTFAPGESLDFANTVGKPLYTMLIVDHDRNAWVKPEVYSYPLYICTRPEMLFKAVIGGK, encoded by the coding sequence ATGGATATGAATTTTTTTAAACATGATGCTTTCTCAAGCATTACAATGATGAAAGCCATTGAAAACTATGAGTTTCAACCGGGTCTTGTAAGCTCTCTCAATCTTTTTGAAGAAGTTGAAACCAGCACCACAGTGGTTGGTATTGAACGGCGTGATAATACATTTTCGCTTATTCAAACCAGCGAACGCGGAGCCCCTTTAGCAGAAGGTGACAGAGACAGTCGTAATCTTCGGTTTTTCAAAACAACCCGTATTGCCAAAAGTGATACTGTGAAATCAGAAGAAATCCAAAACCGGCGTGAATTTGGCACAGAAGATCAGTTAGAGACGGCAATGAAATATATTGCCAGAAAACAAAAGAAACTGATTTCTGAAATCGAATTGACATGGGAAAACATGCAGCTTGGTGCTGTTCAAGGTGTTGTCCTTGATGCTGATGGTTCGGTGATTGTCGATTGGTATAAGGAATGGGAAATTACCCCACCAAAGCCAATTGACTTTAAACTGGAGAATGAAACAACCAATGTTGCTGATAATGTTGATCAGGTCATTATGCGAATGATTGAAGCTTCAAAAGGAGCATTCTCTGACCGTTCACGGATTATTGGACTTTGTGGGAATGAATTCTTTTCCAAACTAAAAAACCATAAAACCATTCGTGAAACCTATTTAAACACAGCCTTAGCTCAGACACTCAATAGCGCAGGAGGCGTTGCAACACCAAGTGCTCTTGGCTCAGGGAGCTTTGGTAGTTTTGACTTTGCGGGTGTGACCTTTATCAATTATCGCAGTATTCATAACTATAATGTGAGTGCAAAGGCTGGAACAAAGCGTGCGATAGGAATTAAGCCTGATGAATGTCAATTCTTTCCTGTTAATGCGCCTGGTGTATTCCAGAAAACCTTTGCACCTGGTGAAAGCTTAGATTTTGCCAACACGGTGGGAAAACCTCTCTACACGATGCTAATCGTCGATCATGACCGTAATGCATGGGTAAAGCCTGAAGTTTACAGCTATCCGCTTTACATTTGCACACGTCCTGAAATGCTGTTCAAAGCCGTCATTGGAGGGAAATAA
- a CDS encoding phage portal protein, whose product MAGFINKVADFFKISRQHNPPFEAASKSRRMGGFDPAKKHINKAIEECGDTITARSRWLYDNESLYGSATEEWVSAAVSDGIKPYPRIEGFQEQKKKLLDLWWQWVDEADYDEDASFYGLQATIAREVFLTGECFVRLHYVDLYGRSGVPLQLQIYPTEMLDLTYNGPAEIEGNYIRMGIEFDASGKRVAYHFWQHHPYDNCPSNTVFESQERVRVPARMVLHIKERRIAGQLRGSPKITRCMTKIFQLESYDDAELDRKRTAALFAVFITGEKSHEAELEENREQTKPQKKIEEAPEEHEVHPGSVNIVDGDKQITFSNPVEVGGSYEAFQFRNIMRICSALNMPYAVVTGDVTRGNFSNVRTSIIQFRRHVKQWREHIIAFQFNRIVWERFVEMAVLAGCVELPGWEENPLPWLQCESFAPPLEMIDPNKDISAEKEEIRAGLKTRRMALAERGFDIDSIHAELEEEHTDARARGLSFDTDMAAPSGENQTTNFTDSDPSETYESNQGSEAHKND is encoded by the coding sequence ATGGCTGGCTTTATCAATAAAGTTGCGGACTTTTTTAAAATTTCTCGTCAACACAATCCGCCTTTTGAGGCTGCAAGCAAAAGCCGTCGCATGGGTGGATTTGACCCCGCAAAAAAACACATCAATAAAGCAATTGAAGAATGCGGTGATACCATTACTGCTCGTTCAAGATGGCTTTATGACAATGAATCTCTTTATGGCTCGGCAACAGAAGAATGGGTTTCCGCAGCTGTGAGTGATGGGATTAAACCCTATCCTCGTATTGAAGGCTTTCAAGAACAAAAGAAAAAGCTTTTAGACTTATGGTGGCAATGGGTTGATGAGGCAGATTATGATGAAGATGCGAGCTTTTATGGTCTGCAAGCAACAATTGCACGAGAAGTCTTTTTAACCGGTGAATGTTTTGTAAGACTGCATTATGTTGACCTTTATGGACGCTCTGGGGTGCCTCTTCAATTACAAATCTATCCAACCGAAATGCTGGACCTCACTTACAATGGACCTGCGGAAATTGAAGGCAATTACATTCGTATGGGTATTGAATTTGATGCCAGTGGCAAGCGTGTTGCTTACCATTTTTGGCAACACCATCCTTATGACAATTGCCCTTCAAATACAGTATTTGAGAGCCAAGAGCGCGTGCGTGTACCCGCAAGAATGGTTCTGCATATCAAAGAGCGCCGTATTGCCGGACAATTGCGCGGTTCTCCTAAAATAACACGCTGTATGACAAAGATCTTTCAATTGGAATCCTATGATGATGCGGAACTTGATCGAAAAAGAACAGCAGCTCTTTTTGCGGTGTTTATTACAGGCGAAAAATCTCATGAGGCGGAGTTAGAGGAAAATCGTGAACAAACGAAGCCGCAAAAGAAAATTGAAGAGGCACCAGAGGAGCATGAAGTTCACCCTGGCTCGGTTAACATAGTGGATGGCGACAAACAAATTACATTTTCAAATCCTGTTGAGGTTGGTGGTTCCTATGAAGCCTTTCAATTTCGCAATATTATGAGAATTTGCTCGGCTCTCAATATGCCTTATGCCGTTGTCACTGGAGACGTTACGCGGGGTAATTTTTCCAATGTGCGCACCTCCATTATTCAGTTTAGACGTCACGTCAAACAATGGCGCGAACATATCATTGCCTTTCAATTCAACCGCATTGTCTGGGAGCGCTTTGTGGAAATGGCTGTCCTTGCTGGATGCGTAGAATTACCAGGATGGGAAGAAAATCCCTTGCCATGGCTTCAATGTGAAAGCTTTGCACCCCCGCTTGAAATGATTGATCCAAACAAAGATATCTCGGCGGAAAAAGAAGAAATTCGCGCCGGTTTAAAAACACGAAGAATGGCACTTGCCGAACGGGGTTTTGATATCGACAGCATCCATGCCGAACTTGAGGAAGAACACACCGATGCTCGTGCACGGGGGTTATCTTTTGATACCGATATGGCGGCACCTTCTGGTGAAAACCAAACGACGAATTTCACAGATTCAGATCCGTCTGAGACTTATGAAAGCAACCAAGGCAGTGAGGCGCACAAAAATGACTAA
- a CDS encoding DUF1376 domain-containing protein, translating into MANQLPWVRNFYQDWIMDFAGTDAAEKATYSTLTALMYRACEPIYDDTSALARIVGCSVQTFKKSLEKLIRKKLILQLEDGNLWSTQVEEELKNCNENLNRLSEKAIKAANTRKNKQKDNASKEYDASIMTSSQDHHEVMTSSSRDHDDIIMTSSRQHINNNNNSYNKKTNTIVLAKKEIDFEDLETNEQVDEPSEDHDCEKQADAIETVAEDKPAVHEQENVPKKAKRSKANRGCRLPDDFEPDYDFAITEGLPPERVKIEIAKFRDYWKAKTGKDATKIDWQATWRNWIRNSKDHKINQIGGNYGKFTPKTFTKQLAEGFSELRNHLSSREDYRNDQSGVSIDAESWEYIDETGGGKNLRCLQSSRNLALCESFG; encoded by the coding sequence ATGGCTAATCAATTACCTTGGGTCCGTAATTTTTATCAAGATTGGATTATGGACTTTGCTGGTACTGATGCAGCAGAGAAAGCTACTTATAGTACACTCACTGCTCTCATGTATCGAGCCTGTGAACCGATTTATGATGACACTTCTGCTTTAGCACGCATTGTTGGTTGTTCAGTGCAAACGTTTAAAAAATCATTAGAAAAACTCATTCGAAAAAAATTAATTCTTCAATTAGAAGATGGAAATTTGTGGAGTACACAAGTCGAAGAAGAGTTAAAAAATTGTAATGAGAATTTAAACAGGCTTTCGGAAAAAGCTATCAAAGCTGCAAACACTAGGAAAAATAAGCAGAAAGATAATGCATCAAAAGAATATGATGCGTCTATCATGACATCATCACAAGATCATCATGAAGTCATGACGAGTTCATCACGAGATCATGATGACATCATCATGACCTCATCACGACAACACATTAACAATAACAATAACAGTTATAATAAAAAAACTAACACTATCGTGTTAGCAAAAAAAGAAATTGATTTTGAAGATTTAGAAACAAACGAACAGGTTGACGAGCCTTCAGAAGACCATGATTGCGAAAAGCAAGCAGATGCAATCGAAACGGTGGCAGAGGATAAACCTGCTGTTCACGAGCAAGAAAACGTTCCCAAAAAAGCCAAGCGCTCTAAAGCCAATCGAGGCTGTCGATTACCAGACGATTTCGAGCCGGATTACGATTTCGCAATTACAGAGGGCTTGCCTCCAGAGCGTGTGAAAATCGAAATTGCAAAGTTTCGAGATTATTGGAAAGCCAAGACAGGCAAGGATGCAACCAAAATCGATTGGCAAGCAACGTGGCGCAATTGGATTAGAAACTCAAAAGATCATAAAATTAATCAAATAGGTGGTAATTATGGAAAATTCACTCCGAAAACTTTCACAAAACAACTTGCAGAAGGCTTTAGCGAACTCAGAAATCATCTCTCATCTAGAGAAGATTATCGAAATGATCAATCCGGGGTATCCATTGATGCTGAAAGCTGGGAATACATTGACGAAACAGGAGGAGGAAAAAACCTTAGATGCTTGCAATCGTCTAGAAACCTTGCTCTCTGTGAAAGCTTCGGTTGA
- a CDS encoding head-tail joining protein, which yields MRWHGLLNKMVKEVRNTFGQPVIYTRKDNQQSFRITAIYGIKHSESDAGGRIPTTIPRKELDLCINDIGGLPPKAEDNVVVLAPENTEETTQERFIVTDVQASESGMYKLILREVK from the coding sequence ATGCGATGGCACGGGCTGCTTAACAAAATGGTAAAAGAGGTACGCAACACCTTTGGGCAGCCCGTCATCTATACGCGAAAGGATAACCAGCAATCTTTTCGGATTACAGCGATTTACGGCATCAAACATTCTGAATCGGATGCTGGTGGCAGAATACCAACAACAATTCCAAGAAAAGAACTTGATCTTTGTATCAATGATATTGGCGGATTGCCACCAAAAGCTGAGGATAATGTCGTGGTGCTCGCCCCTGAAAACACTGAAGAGACAACTCAAGAGCGCTTCATTGTCACAGATGTCCAAGCCTCTGAATCCGGTATGTATAAGCTTATTTTAAGGGAGGTAAAATAA
- a CDS encoding Fic family protein gives MQTDTLQITQELLNLITEIDEFKGAWRALGTLAPERLNALRHIATVESIGSSTRIEGSKLTDREIEQLLVNLEIQHFKSRDEQEVIGYAKVMETIFQSWNDIPITENHIKQLHRDLLCHSDKDERHRGEYKVLRNDVAAFNSQGKMVGIVFETATPFDTPYRMQELIAWFNKTNELKNLHPLLTIGIFNVTFLAIHPFQDGNGRLSRILTTLLLLQKGYVYVPYSSLESIIENNKENYYLALNQTQKTIYTKTPNWQPWILFFLRALQQQKRQLAMKIESEKNALFSLSELALNILDYVRDHGRVTTRDMVREIGASPNTLKATFTSLVEKGLLIRHGGGRSTWYSLP, from the coding sequence ATGCAAACAGACACACTTCAAATTACACAAGAATTATTGAATCTCATTACTGAGATTGATGAATTTAAAGGTGCATGGCGCGCTCTTGGTACTCTTGCACCTGAGCGATTGAACGCTCTTCGTCATATTGCTACTGTTGAAAGTATTGGATCTTCTACGCGCATTGAAGGCAGCAAATTAACAGACCGTGAAATTGAACAGCTTTTGGTAAATTTAGAAATTCAACACTTTAAGAGTCGCGATGAACAAGAAGTTATAGGCTATGCCAAGGTTATGGAGACAATCTTCCAATCTTGGAATGATATTCCTATTACAGAAAATCATATAAAACAACTTCATCGTGATCTTTTATGCCATAGCGATAAAGATGAACGACATCGAGGTGAATATAAGGTTTTGCGCAATGATGTAGCAGCATTTAATTCTCAAGGAAAAATGGTTGGTATTGTTTTTGAAACAGCCACACCATTTGATACGCCATATCGAATGCAAGAGCTTATTGCTTGGTTTAATAAAACCAATGAATTGAAAAATCTTCACCCTTTACTTACGATTGGTATTTTTAATGTCACTTTTTTAGCTATCCATCCTTTTCAGGACGGAAACGGACGTTTAAGTCGTATCTTAACCACTCTACTTTTGTTACAAAAAGGTTATGTTTATGTACCATATTCGTCACTTGAAAGTATTATTGAGAATAATAAAGAAAATTATTACTTAGCTTTGAATCAAACTCAAAAAACAATTTATACTAAAACACCTAATTGGCAGCCTTGGATACTCTTTTTTTTACGTGCTTTACAACAACAAAAACGCCAATTAGCTATGAAAATAGAAAGTGAAAAAAATGCTCTTTTTTCCTTATCTGAATTGGCTCTTAATATTCTTGATTATGTCCGTGATCATGGACGCGTTACAACCCGTGATATGGTGCGTGAAATTGGTGCAAGCCCAAACACACTTAAAGCAACCTTTACATCACTAGTTGAAAAAGGTCTTTTGATACGTCATGGTGGTGGACGATCAACTTGGTATAGCTTACCTTAA
- a CDS encoding Rha family transcriptional regulator: MNTLIEIKESTVNSATTQTMSSHEIAELCGKKHKNVMRDIKQIFNELKFEPVDFIGTYVDAKGENRPCYHLPKRECLILVSGYSTALRAKIIDRWQALEAQAVSPKIDYSSPQVMLGVLTHLKNENERKDIIIAELKPKAKALDGLKRSDGLFGLIESAKMLEIRPKDLTDYLRKHDWVYRRAPGAPLLPYQDKIKKGLMDCPAITIQRPDGTEKVLPSTKITSRGLACLREQIHGGVQ; encoded by the coding sequence ATGAACACTCTTATAGAAATTAAAGAAAGCACTGTTAATAGTGCTACCACTCAGACTATGTCTAGTCATGAGATTGCTGAGTTATGTGGTAAAAAGCATAAGAATGTAATGAGGGATATTAAGCAAATATTTAACGAGCTCAAATTTGAGCCGGTTGATTTTATCGGTACTTACGTTGATGCAAAAGGTGAAAACCGTCCTTGTTACCACCTGCCCAAACGCGAATGTTTAATTCTCGTCTCAGGTTACAGCACAGCGTTACGAGCTAAAATCATAGATCGTTGGCAAGCATTGGAAGCACAGGCAGTCTCACCGAAGATTGATTATTCAAGTCCACAAGTGATGTTAGGTGTCTTAACACATCTAAAAAACGAAAATGAACGTAAAGACATCATAATCGCAGAGTTAAAACCCAAGGCAAAAGCACTTGATGGTTTAAAACGCTCTGATGGTCTGTTTGGTTTGATTGAATCTGCAAAGATGTTAGAAATACGACCAAAGGACTTAACTGATTACTTGCGTAAACATGATTGGGTCTATCGAAGGGCTCCAGGTGCTCCTTTGTTACCCTATCAGGATAAGATCAAGAAAGGTTTGATGGATTGCCCTGCTATCACTATTCAAAGACCGGATGGTACAGAAAAGGTGCTTCCTTCAACAAAAATCACATCTAGAGGATTGGCTTGCTTGAGAGAACAAATCCATGGAGGTGTGCAATGA
- the ssb gene encoding single-stranded DNA-binding protein: MLNKVILIGHLGADPESKTMNNGTEVVNFRMATSESYTDKATNKRVDKTEWHSVVVFNPHLAKIALQYLNKGSKVYVEGKLQTRKWKDRNGGEHLATEIVLPQFKGELYLLDAKKDQPASPTPLPVTAQSYAATSGAADYGKPVNDAIPF, from the coding sequence ATGCTGAATAAAGTGATCTTAATTGGGCATTTGGGGGCTGATCCCGAAAGCAAAACAATGAATAATGGTACTGAGGTGGTCAATTTTCGTATGGCTACTTCTGAGAGCTATACTGATAAGGCAACCAATAAAAGAGTCGACAAAACGGAATGGCATTCTGTTGTGGTTTTTAATCCACATCTGGCAAAAATTGCTCTTCAATATCTCAATAAAGGTTCAAAGGTCTATGTAGAAGGTAAATTACAAACCCGCAAATGGAAAGATAGAAATGGTGGTGAACATCTTGCAACAGAGATTGTCTTGCCACAATTCAAAGGTGAATTGTATTTACTTGATGCAAAGAAAGACCAACCTGCATCCCCTACCCCTTTACCGGTCACTGCTCAAAGTTATGCTGCTACTTCAGGAGCTGCTGATTATGGAAAACCTGTCAATGATGCTATTCCATTCTGA
- a CDS encoding phage terminase large subunit family protein, with protein sequence MDENAIEEFFANANDARQPDPPYTVSQWADKNRYLSTVASAEPGLWRTKRTPYLREIMDNLSSYMPIETTIVMKGAQIGMSEAGLNFCGYAIHYSPGPALYVMPTVETAKKLSKTRLDPMIMASPVLSERIAPARARDSGNTMFSKEFDGGALMLTGANSAAGLRSMPIRYLILDEVDAYPLSVDNEGDPVMIAEKRTSTFVQRKIFKLSTPTHRDTSRIAKDFVLGDQRYYNVPCDKCGVLQPIVWSQIKWPKGAPEKAVFVCAHCGHEHAEHRKTDLMSEERGACWVPTSESTRPNLRSYHISALYSPWLTWGECAREFLEAKDDPALLQPFVNTVLGEPWEDRTGEVVDPDSLYAKREDYPIAPPQAVLLTAGIDVQNDRLELEVVGWGRGEESWHIDYHIIPGDPSSFEVWDQLDEYLARRWSHPGYKDGIRITAACIDTGGGHTQAVYNYVRPREGRRIWGIKGQAGWRAVWPRRPSRNNKGQINLYIVGVDAAKDIITARLKKSGPEASGAGATHFHKSLDREYFDQLTAERKVIKYFKGFKRIEWQKSEKARNEALDCRVYAYAALQGLISAGINLNLEVDILEERLEKLKVDASLEQPTSGISSSTSPKRTQTAQPQRKQFRTIINPYMRGDWR encoded by the coding sequence ATGGATGAAAATGCAATCGAAGAATTTTTCGCCAATGCCAATGACGCACGACAACCAGATCCACCATACACGGTTTCGCAATGGGCGGATAAGAATAGATACCTTAGCACCGTAGCAAGTGCAGAGCCTGGATTATGGAGGACAAAGCGTACCCCTTATTTGCGCGAAATCATGGATAACCTTTCCTCTTACATGCCAATTGAAACAACAATTGTCATGAAAGGAGCGCAAATTGGAATGTCTGAAGCAGGATTGAACTTCTGCGGTTATGCTATTCACTATAGTCCGGGACCCGCTCTTTATGTAATGCCTACTGTCGAGACCGCGAAGAAACTGTCAAAAACGCGTCTTGATCCAATGATTATGGCAAGCCCTGTTTTAAGTGAACGCATTGCCCCTGCCCGTGCACGTGACAGCGGAAATACAATGTTTTCGAAAGAATTTGATGGGGGAGCATTGATGCTTACAGGAGCAAACAGTGCTGCTGGTTTGCGTTCCATGCCTATTCGTTATCTGATTTTGGATGAAGTTGATGCCTATCCTCTCAGTGTGGATAACGAAGGTGATCCTGTGATGATTGCCGAAAAGCGTACCTCAACCTTTGTGCAGAGAAAGATTTTTAAATTGTCCACGCCAACACACCGTGACACAAGCCGTATTGCCAAAGATTTCGTGCTTGGTGATCAAAGATATTACAATGTCCCTTGTGATAAGTGTGGGGTTCTACAGCCCATTGTTTGGTCGCAAATCAAGTGGCCGAAAGGAGCCCCCGAAAAAGCTGTTTTTGTTTGTGCCCATTGTGGTCATGAACATGCCGAGCACAGAAAAACCGATCTTATGAGTGAGGAAAGAGGCGCGTGCTGGGTTCCTACGAGTGAATCAACGAGACCGAATTTACGCTCTTATCATATTTCGGCACTCTATTCACCTTGGCTAACGTGGGGAGAATGCGCAAGAGAGTTTTTAGAAGCGAAAGATGATCCAGCGCTTTTGCAACCTTTTGTTAATACAGTGCTTGGAGAGCCATGGGAGGACAGAACAGGTGAAGTTGTTGATCCTGATAGCCTCTATGCAAAACGCGAAGATTATCCCATTGCACCGCCGCAAGCCGTGTTATTGACCGCCGGCATCGATGTGCAAAACGACCGCTTAGAGCTTGAAGTGGTTGGATGGGGGCGTGGTGAAGAAAGCTGGCACATTGATTATCACATCATTCCTGGTGATCCGTCTTCTTTTGAAGTCTGGGACCAACTGGATGAATATCTGGCAAGACGTTGGTCACACCCTGGTTACAAAGATGGCATCAGAATAACAGCGGCTTGTATTGATACCGGTGGTGGACATACACAAGCCGTTTACAATTATGTACGCCCCCGTGAAGGACGACGCATCTGGGGGATTAAGGGACAGGCGGGATGGCGTGCGGTATGGCCACGCCGTCCAAGCAGAAACAATAAAGGACAGATTAATCTCTATATTGTTGGTGTTGATGCGGCAAAAGATATTATCACGGCACGATTAAAAAAATCCGGTCCTGAAGCATCGGGGGCTGGTGCAACACACTTTCATAAAAGCCTTGATCGAGAATATTTTGACCAGCTCACGGCTGAAAGAAAAGTCATCAAATATTTTAAAGGCTTCAAGCGCATTGAATGGCAAAAAAGTGAGAAAGCAAGAAACGAGGCTTTGGATTGTAGGGTTTATGCTTATGCCGCTTTACAGGGGCTAATTTCGGCAGGAATAAACCTTAACCTGGAAGTCGATATCTTAGAAGAGCGTTTGGAAAAACTTAAAGTTGACGCTTCTTTAGAGCAGCCAACATCAGGGATTTCTTCATCCACTTCTCCCAAAAGAACGCAGACAGCACAACCTCAAAGGAAGCAATTCAGAACGATAATAAATCCTTATATGCGAGGAGATTGGAGGTAA
- a CDS encoding type II toxin-antitoxin system HicA family toxin — MNSQELKRYLTKHGCSFTAGKGGHLLVKRGSKKSVLPMHGTRKELGTGLVQKILKDLGLK, encoded by the coding sequence ATGAACAGTCAAGAATTGAAAAGATATCTTACAAAGCATGGTTGTAGTTTTACTGCAGGGAAGGGTGGACATTTGCTTGTAAAGCGCGGTTCTAAAAAGTCTGTTTTACCTATGCATGGTACACGTAAAGAATTAGGAACAGGATTAGTTCAGAAGATTCTTAAAGATCTTGGTCTAAAATAA
- a CDS encoding S49 family peptidase: MTNNLDMPFLVSRLFGVPHMLASTKLDVILNALAPRLFAGEKFAPQAFLQGDSASFKPPESYMVRNNVAILPVHGTLVRRGAWLGALSGLTSYEGLSASFREAIKQPDVRAVLLDIDSGGGEAGGVFDLVEEFQALSKHHQKPIWAHANEFACSAAYAIACSASQIWVARTGVVGSIGVVCAHLDQSSADEKQGFKWTFVFEGDHKVHGNPHEPLADTALNKMQADCALLYEMFVDWVAQNRPLNTDAIRDTKAETFIGTQAITLGLADAQGTLAQALESLTDFISQTPTVTAKEGQNTWHAHNTAPNKKKMKRLSTSAMKKRMKMITTSIKTPKSLTTTKTKRRMKTMRTNAKT; this comes from the coding sequence ATGACTAATAATCTTGACATGCCGTTTTTAGTATCACGGCTTTTTGGTGTTCCACATATGCTTGCCTCGACAAAGCTTGATGTCATTCTTAATGCTCTTGCACCGCGTCTTTTTGCAGGAGAAAAGTTTGCCCCTCAGGCTTTCTTGCAAGGGGATAGCGCATCTTTCAAACCACCTGAGAGTTACATGGTGCGCAATAATGTTGCCATCCTACCGGTTCATGGCACACTGGTGCGCCGCGGTGCATGGCTTGGTGCGCTCTCAGGATTAACCTCTTATGAAGGCTTAAGCGCCTCTTTTCGTGAAGCCATTAAACAGCCTGATGTCCGAGCTGTTTTACTCGATATTGACAGTGGTGGTGGAGAAGCCGGTGGGGTGTTTGATTTGGTTGAAGAATTCCAAGCACTCTCAAAACACCATCAGAAACCAATTTGGGCGCATGCCAATGAATTTGCCTGCTCTGCTGCTTATGCCATTGCCTGTTCCGCTTCACAAATATGGGTAGCTCGCACAGGCGTTGTCGGTTCAATTGGGGTGGTTTGTGCGCATCTTGACCAATCAAGCGCGGATGAAAAACAGGGGTTTAAATGGACCTTTGTCTTTGAAGGTGACCACAAGGTTCATGGTAATCCTCACGAGCCATTGGCTGATACTGCGCTTAACAAAATGCAAGCAGATTGCGCCCTGCTCTACGAGATGTTTGTCGATTGGGTAGCACAAAACAGACCCCTGAATACTGATGCAATCCGTGACACAAAGGCAGAAACTTTTATAGGCACCCAAGCTATCACGCTTGGATTAGCAGATGCGCAAGGCACGCTTGCGCAAGCTTTGGAATCCTTAACGGATTTCATCTCACAAACCCCAACTGTAACAGCAAAAGAAGGACAAAACACATGGCACGCACACAATACCGCGCCCAACAAGAAGAAGATGAAGAGATTGTCGACATCCGCGATGAAGAAGAGGATGAAAATGATCACGACATCGATAAAAACGCCGAAATCTTTGACGACAACGAAGACGAAGAGGAGGATGAAGACAATGAGGACAAACGCGAAAACCTAA
- a CDS encoding phage head-tail joining protein has protein sequence MDEELKQINSKTERLESLKRRREQIEEALYSGAQSVRHGDKQVSNRSVEELRRALEMLNTQIENLEGRKRSRVFYFNISRGY, from the coding sequence GTGGATGAAGAATTGAAGCAAATAAACAGCAAAACTGAGAGACTTGAAAGTTTAAAAAGGCGACGCGAACAAATTGAAGAGGCTCTTTATTCGGGAGCGCAATCCGTGCGCCATGGCGATAAGCAAGTAAGCAACCGTTCTGTTGAGGAACTTCGCAGAGCACTTGAGATGCTGAACACACAAATAGAAAACCTTGAAGGACGCAAGCGTTCACGTGTTTTCTATTTTAATATATCACGAGGCTATTAA
- a CDS encoding head decoration protein, producing the protein MSHIIYEDVRNGAYLGRYDPDMSNEQVVFASGAFIEAGTVMGKITKTGKYVPLNPAASDGSAVPAGISYATVDATGEEQRAVITARLSTVKASELIWPDAILEQEKMAAIQSLEDNNKILLR; encoded by the coding sequence ATGAGTCATATTATTTATGAAGATGTTCGCAATGGCGCTTATCTTGGGCGCTACGACCCTGACATGTCAAATGAACAAGTGGTGTTTGCATCAGGAGCCTTCATTGAGGCTGGGACTGTCATGGGAAAGATAACAAAAACGGGAAAATATGTCCCTCTTAATCCGGCAGCATCTGATGGCAGTGCGGTGCCCGCAGGGATTTCTTATGCCACTGTTGATGCAACAGGTGAAGAACAACGTGCCGTCATTACAGCGCGTTTGAGTACTGTAAAAGCTTCGGAACTGATATGGCCCGATGCAATACTGGAGCAAGAAAAAATGGCAGCTATCCAGTCTTTAGAAGACAACAATAAAATTCTGTTGCGATAG